One part of the Haliotis asinina isolate JCU_RB_2024 chromosome 2, JCU_Hal_asi_v2, whole genome shotgun sequence genome encodes these proteins:
- the LOC137271645 gene encoding lengsin-like produces the protein MAMTTASYDYVRFTFPDIHGRSRGRVVPGRHVERCLKTGVTIGVDALMLGKWLGKVHTNLVDRNKTCIICIPDLSTLNAVTWDGDEKIKVAEVICDGYWLKDRTPFTVCPRYVAKKQLQRLLDHGYKILSGFEMEFMLYNASNRPISSIDLMSHRLHSKHSRFLFTLENGMHHADVDIENFHSEWNAGLFEAVINASFGIKAADSAFKFRNCIHEIADKEDYRVDMTSKQPTGEVGMHLNHSVWSVQKGENAFSEPNCPNGLSDFGRCWLAGLMKHARALTAFWCPTENCYKRLHLPRKPGTIDWDYDNRLSSVKVKTDNENRGVYLENRIPSGMSNPYLTLAATIAAGLDGVFKGLDCPPPRPELTFDNLSSGTPLPSSLSEALHALEADNDMVDTLGKDLVDWFVLLKSKEVSMN, from the exons ATGGCGATGACGACAGCTTCATACGACTACGTACGGTTTACATTTCCCGATATTCACGGACGGTCGAGAGGTAGAGTTGTGCCTGGTCGTCATGTGGAGCGTTGTCTGAAGACGGGAGTAACTATTGGAGTTG ATGCGCTCATGCTCGGGAAATGGCTTGGAAAGGTGCATACAAACCTGGTCGatagaaacaaaacatgcataATCTGTATCCCTGACCTTTCAACTTTGAACGCCGTTACGTGGGATGGTGATGAGAAGATCAAGGTTGCTGAGGTCATCTGTGATGGCTACTGGTTAAAGGACAGAACACCGTTCACTGTTTGTCCTCGGTACGTGGCCAAGAAACAGCTTCAACGCTTGTTGGACCATGGATACAAAATCCTGTCTGGTTTTGAAATGGAATTTATGCTTTATAATGCAAGCAACCGTCCCATATCCAGCATCGACCTTATGAGTCACAGACTTCACTCAAAACACAGCCGCTTTCTCTTTACTCTTGAAAATGGAATGCATCATGCTGACGTGGATATTGAAAACTTTCACTCTGAATGGAATGCTGGTCTCTTTGAGGCAGTCATCAACGCCTCCTTTGGCATCAAAGCTGCAGATTCTGCATTCAAATTTCGAAATTGTATTCACGAAATTGCCGATAAGGAGGATTATCGAGTGGACATGACGTCCAAGCAACCTACAGGAGAAGTTGGAATGCATTTAAACCATTCTGTCTGGTCTGTCCAAAAAGGTGAGAATGCTTTTAGTGAGCCGAATTGCCCAAATGGATTGTCTGATTTTGGAAGGTGTTGGCTTGCTGGACTGATGAAACATGCAAGAGCACTAACTGCCTTTTGGTGCCCTACAGAAAATTGTTACAAGCGGTTACATCTTCCGAGGAAGCCAGGGACCATTGACTGGGATTATGACAACCGTTTGTCTTCTGTGAAAGTCAAGACAGACAATGAAAACCGCGGGGTCTACCTGGAGAACCGCATCCCAAGTGGCATGAGCAATCCTTACCTGACACTCGCAGCCACTATAGCTGCTGGCTTGGACGGCGTCTTCAAAGGACTAGATTGTCCTCCTCCTCGTCCTGAACTAACATTTGACAATCTATCCTCAGGTACACCTCTACCGTCCTCTCTGTCGGAGGCACTGCATGCTCTAGAAGCAGATAATGATATGGTAGACACCTTGGGAAAGGATCTTGTAGATTGGTTTGTTCTCCTTAAATCTAAAGAAGTCAGtatgaattaa